In the Harmonia axyridis chromosome 3, icHarAxyr1.1, whole genome shotgun sequence genome, one interval contains:
- the LOC123676293 gene encoding circadian clock-controlled protein daywake-like: protein MKFLLVFSTFFFVTVFATIPLKLDLSRLGDPCKGSDEHCFKRKFTLLLPLLIQHLGIPLTIPKLKLGYGKGVLQLDQTYEHMKIDGLNKADVIDSKLDLAVGKLALFLKAKEIKIQTKYNINGRCLALPIWGKGDATIIIKNVEIHLDLAIGLDNGKINLHTCKLPIKAGGAHFKFSSLFGEARKKILTPQFEKVFNDNAPLVLYELLPEFQIQLEKHFNVLLKPLLADLPLDAILLIPVLA, encoded by the exons atgaaatttttactcgttttctcaactttttttttcgttacagTTTTTGCAACCATACCTCTTAAGCTCGACCTAT CTAGACTTGGAGACCCGTGCAAAGGGAGTGATGAACATTGCTTCAAAAGAAAGTTTACCCTTCTTCTTCCACTTCTAATTCAAC ATCTTGGAATACCACTAACGATCCCAAAACTAAAGTTAGGATATGGTAAAGGTGTCTTACAACTGGATCAGACTTATGAACATATGAAAATTGATGGTCTCAATAAAGCAGATGTTATTGATTCGAA ATTAGATTTAGCAGTGGGTAAACTTGCCTTGTTTTTAAAGGCCAAAGAAATAAAGAtacaaacaaaatacaacatCAATGGAAGATGTTTGGCACTGCCAATTTGGGGCAAAGGAGATGCCACAATCATTATAA AAAATGTAGAAATCCATTTGGATCTTGCAATCGGTCTAGACAATGGAAAGATCAATCTACATACATGTAAATTACCCATTAAAGCAGGCGGAGCTCACTTCAAATTCAGCAGTTTGTTTGGTGAAGCCAGAAAGAAAATTTTGACACCACAATTCGAAAAAGTCTTCAACGATAATGCTCCACTTGTGTTATATGAGCTGCTACcagaattccaaattcaactAGAGAAACATTTCAATGTTTTGTTGAAACCCCTATTGGCAGACCTTCCTTTAGATGCAATATTACTCATACCAGTTTTGGCTTAG